A single window of Sebastes umbrosus isolate fSebUmb1 chromosome 16, fSebUmb1.pri, whole genome shotgun sequence DNA harbors:
- the siva1 gene encoding apoptosis regulatory protein Siva isoform X1, protein MYNPCGLLRGDLLMLKLKAKTKDLLFNGAKTVMGKIWSGEETQQAETPECSQTLLRGQTLIGHDGRLTRADAAQGVPVAPTGCCVCQKSQRSSTPCSQCDRLACSSCTRQCSSCSSLCCSVCTIIDYSGQYDEVLCCSCST, encoded by the exons ATGTACAATCCATGTGGTCTCTTGAGGGGGGATCTGTTGATGTTAAAACTTAAGG CAAAGACAAAGGACCTGCTCTTCAACGGTGCCAAGACTGTGATGGGCAAGAtctggagtggagaggagacaCAGCAAGCAGAGACACCTGAATGCAGCCAGACACTGCTGAGAGGACAGacactgattggacatgatGGGAGACTGACGAGAGCAGACGCTGCACAAG GTGTACCAGTGGCTCCTacaggctgctgtgtgtgtcagaAGAGCCAGCGGTCCAGCACACCATGCTCCCAATGTGACCGTCTAGCCTGCTCCTCCTGCACCCGACAGTGCTCCAGCTGCTCcagcctctgctgctctgtctgCACCATCATAGA TTACAGCGGGCAATACGATGAAGtgctgtgctgcagctgctCGACATAA
- the siva1 gene encoding apoptosis regulatory protein Siva isoform X2, which yields MPKRPCPFPETFSSQYKIHVGQQELSNYGVFGNKYRQEIYAKTKDLLFNGAKTVMGKIWSGEETQQAETPECSQTLLRGQTLIGHDGRLTRADAAQGVPVAPTGCCVCQKSQRSSTPCSQCDRLACSSCTRQCSSCSSLCCSVCTIIDYSGQYDEVLCCSCST from the exons ATGCCGAAACGACCTTGTCCTTTTCCTGAAACCTTCTCGTCCCAGTATAAAATACACGTCGGACAACAGGAGCTGAGTAATTATGGCGTGTTTGGGAACAAATACAGGCAGGAAATCTACG CAAAGACAAAGGACCTGCTCTTCAACGGTGCCAAGACTGTGATGGGCAAGAtctggagtggagaggagacaCAGCAAGCAGAGACACCTGAATGCAGCCAGACACTGCTGAGAGGACAGacactgattggacatgatGGGAGACTGACGAGAGCAGACGCTGCACAAG GTGTACCAGTGGCTCCTacaggctgctgtgtgtgtcagaAGAGCCAGCGGTCCAGCACACCATGCTCCCAATGTGACCGTCTAGCCTGCTCCTCCTGCACCCGACAGTGCTCCAGCTGCTCcagcctctgctgctctgtctgCACCATCATAGA TTACAGCGGGCAATACGATGAAGtgctgtgctgcagctgctCGACATAA
- the adss1 gene encoding adenylosuccinate synthetase isozyme 1, with the protein MSLTWSAKDHKNLSQPAATGQKRSRNDAGNKATVVLGAQWGDEGKGKVVDLLATEADVVCRCQGGNNAGHTVVVDGKEYDFHLLPSGIINSKSISLIGNGVVIHLPGLFEEGDKNEKKGLKGWEKRLIVSDRAHLVFDFHQVVDGIQETERQQQEGKNIGTTKKGIGPAYSSKASRTGLRVCDLLGDFKDFSGRFKNLVHQYQSMYPALTVDVEDQLKKLKDYGERLRPMVRDGVYYMYEALHGSPKKILVEGANAALLDIDFGTYPFVTSSNCTVGGACTGLGIPPLNIGDVFGVSKAYTTRVGIGAFPTEQLNAVGELLQTRGHEVGVTTGRKRRCGWLDLVIVRYAHMINGFSAIALTKLDIMDVLDDIKVGVAYKLNGKRIPHFPANMDVLQKVEVEYETFPGWKTDTSAARKWNDLPAKAQNYIRFIENHIGVPIKWVGVGKSRECMIQMF; encoded by the exons ATGTCTCTCACCTGGTCGGCGAAAGACCACAAAAACCTGAGTCAACCTGCAGCGACCGGACAGAAGCGGTCGCGTAACGACGCTGGGAACAAAGCTACGGTGGTGCTCGGTGCTCAGTGGGGAGACGAGGGCAAAGGCAAAGTCGTCGACTTGCTGGCGACTGAAGCCGACGTCGTCTGCAGATGTCAG GGGGGCAACAATGCCGGACACACGGTGGTAGTGGACGGCAAGGAGTACGACTTCCACCTTCTCCCCAGTGGAATCATCAACTCCAAAAGCATATCACTCATCG GCAATGGAGTGGTCATACATCTACCTGGCTTGTTTGAAGAAGGcgataaaaatgaaaagaaag GTCTGAAAGGCTGGGAGAAGAGACTAATCGTCTCAGACAGAGCTCACCTTG TGTTTGATTTCCACCAGGTTGTCGATGGCATACAGGAAACTGAGAGACAACAACAAGAAGGAAAGAA CATTGGAACAACCAAGAAGGGCATTGGACCTGCGTACTCCAGCAAAGCGTCTCGCACCggcctgcgtgtgtgtgaccTCCTGGGTGATTTTAAGGACTTCTCTGGGAG ATTCAAGAACCTCGTCCACCAGTATCAATCCATGTACCCAGCCTTGACAGTTGACGTTGAGGACCAACTGAAAAAACTCAAG GACTACGGCGAGAGATTGCGGCCGATGGTGAGAGACGGGGTCTATTACATGTACGAAGCTCTTCATGGATCTCCAAAGAAAATTCTGGTGGAAGGTGCTAATGCTGCTCTCCTGGACATTGACTTTG GCACATATCCTTTTGTGACATCATCAAACTGCACTGTGGGTGGAGCGTGCACCGGCCTTGGCATCCCTCCGCTGAATATTGGTGATGTGTTCGGTGTATCAAAGGCCTACACTACCAGAGTGGGAATCGGCGCCTTCCCCACAGAACAACTCAAT GCAGTAGGAGAGCTGCTGCAGACGAGGGGCCACGAGGTGGGTGTAACCACAGGAAGGAAGCGGCGTTGCGGCTGGTTGGATCTTGTCATCGTGAGATACGCTCATATGATTAATGGCTTCTCCGC CATTGCTTTGACAAAACTTGACATTATGGATGTGCTGGATGACATTAAAGTTGGAGTCGCCTACAAACTCAACGGAAAAAGAATTCCCCATTTCCCAG CCAACATGGACGTTTTGCAAAAAGTGGAGGTTGAGTATGAGACCTTCCCTGGTTGGAAGACGGACACGTCTGCAGCCAGAAAGTGGAACGACCTCCCAGCCAAGGCACAAAACTACATCCGCTTCATTGAGAACCACATCGGAGTTCCCA tcAAGTGGGTTGGTGTTGGAAAGTCCAGAGAGTGCATGATCCAGATGTTCTAA
- the LOC119474366 gene encoding inverted formin-2-like, translating to MAEDEEELLRIYGGINMSDHLEVFTALFHKMSSSPASLQLLSILQTLLVLGPGRSDIWLALEAITNRAVLLAQDSQMESSEKIMQRLTFSKGKSCDGRDEVDSRLVRVDKAVQTDLDDQDKEKSDKSITSSQKPPCASPPPPPPPPPPPPPLPAGFGGPPPPPPPPPPPPLPGGFGGPPPPPPPPPLPGGFGGPPPPPPPPPLPGGFGGPPPPPPPPPLPGGFGGPPPPPPLPGMPPPPPPPPGMIMAQSSQALGCAAPTKVYRCPTLRMKKLNWQKLRSVTDGPSMWASVQKEPSPREPNYSSIEQLFCLPVAEHKDKGAAAPVKKEAKEITFIDPKKNLNLNIFLKQFKCKNEDFVAMIQNGDRTRFDVEVLKQLIKLLPEKHEIENLKSFQGEKDKLANVDRFYTSLLSVSSYQLRIDCMLLCEETSSVLDMLKPRVKLVEEACQALKTSTLMPSFCRLILDVGNFLNYGSHTGNAEGFKISSLLKLVETKANKSRITLLHHILEEAEAHHPELLALPDDIEICEKAAGVNLDSAQSEASALLKRLNEAAKKVSNSAEEVKEQYAKVLQESLEACQALSERFTVTEETKKELAVYLCEDANQLSLEELFNTIRTFRGLFIKSLKENKTRRELAAKAEKRKKQLAEEESKRQKGENGKIIKKGFVPKDDGCIIDHLLADIRKGFSLRKTRPRCDSESLPSSEMRRDTCPSGSSAMPVNGKAVEIAAFSAPTKPQTEGPQATAGEMNGFISPSEETPPASQTAVQDGPAVPPKAPPGETAMTTQAPSERPASLQDGQHPRQPAVSSLDTTQPRPQVEAEHQPCLPTNGFSLDSTETSAFSPSSLSDFDLLEAALDDTSSPTSEKLTPEEPADISVNVQIVESPLPNTDNVTQSSGSSLTGDGKGETSNKTSHLAKTVGQESQEAKKCIIVKTSVTTVSEGIKGCDVPDGLEPEDLPSVSEDVPPSHKPELKKQPSLFKRNRKKSTQGNLPIHFNKDHVWNASCLIKGKSLVVVFTAFNILYFMYGLF from the exons ATGGCcgaagatgaggaggagctgctgcggATCTACGGGGGCATTAACATGAGTGATCACCTGGAGGTTTTCACTGCGCTCTTTCACAAG ATGAGTAGCTCTCCAGCCTCCCTCCAGCTGCTGTCCATCCTGCAGACGTTGCTGGTGCTGGGGCCAGGCCGCTCTGATATCTGGCTGGCTCTGGAGGCCATCACTAACCGAGCCGTACTGCTAGCCCAGGACT CTCAGATGGAGTCAAGTGAGAAGATCATGCAGCGGCTGACGTTCTCCAAGGGCAAGAGCTGTGACGGTCGCGATGAAGTGGACAGCCGGCTGGTGAGAGTGGATAAGGCCGTGCAGACCGATCTGGATGATCAGGATAAAGAGAAGTCGGACAAAAGCATAACATCTTCTCAGAAGCCACCGTGtgcctctcctccacctccccctccacccccacctcctcctccaccactgccTGCAGGATTTGGTGgaccccctccacctccaccacctccacctcctccgccGCTGCCTGGAGGATTCGGTGGacccccaccacctcctcctcctccgccgctACCCGGAGGGTTCGGTGGacccccaccacctcctcctcctccgccgctACCCGGAGGGTTCGGTGGacccccaccacctcctcctcctccgccgctACCCGGAGGGTTCGGTggacccccaccaccacctcccttACCTGGCAtgccacctccaccacctcctccaccaggCATGATAATGGCTCAGAGTAGCCAGGCCCTGGGGTGCGCTGCACCCACAAAGGTTTACCGATGCCCCACCCTGAGGATGAAAAAGCTCAACTGGCAGAAACTCCGCTCTGTTACTG ATGGTCCCTCCATGTGGGCCTCGGTTCAGAAAGAGCCTTCTCCTCGGGAGCCGAACTACAGCAGCATCGAGCAGCTGTTCTGTCTCCCGGTGGCCGAGCACAAAGACAAGGGGGCAGCTGCTcctgtcaagaaggaggctaaagag ATTACATTCATTGATCCAAAGAAAAACTTAAATTTGAACATATTCCTAAAGCAGTTTAAATG CAAAAATGAGGACTTTGTAGCCATGATTCAGAACGGGGACCGTACTAGGTTTGATGTAGAGGTTCTAAAACAGCTTATAAAGCTCCTACCAGAGAAGCATGAG ATTGAAAATTTGAAGTCCTTCCAAGGAGAAAAAGACAAGTTGGCAAATGTTGACCGCTTCTACACCTCCCTTCTCTCGGTGTCATC TTATCAGTTGAGGATTGATTGCATGTTGCTGTGTGAGGAGACGTCATCGGTGTTGGACATGCTCAAACCTAGAGTCAAGCTGGTGGAGGAGGCCTGCCAGG CTCTCAAAACGAGCACGCTTATGCCCAGCTTCTGCAGGCTCATCCTCGACGTTGGGAATTTTCTCAACTAC GGAAGTCACACGGGGAACGCCGAGGGGTTCAAGATAAGCTCTCTGCTCAAGCTTGTGGAAACCAAGGCCAACAAGAGCCGCATCACGCTGCTTCATCATATCCTGGAG gaAGCAGAGGCGCACCACCCGGAGCTGTTGGCGCTGCCAGATGATATAGAGATCTGTGAAAAAGCAGCAGG AGTTAATCTGGATTCTGCTCAGTCAGAAGCCAGTGCCTTACTAAAACGACTGAATGAAGCGGCCAAGAAGGTCTCCAACTCTGCCGAAGAGGTGAAGGAGCAGTACGCAAAAGTTCTTCAG GAAAGTCTGGAGGCGTGTCAAGCTTTAAGTGAGAGATTCACTGTGACTGAGGAGACGAAGAAAGAGCTGGCTGTCTACTTGTGTGAAGACGCCAATCAGCTGTCGCTTGAGGAACTCTTCAATACCATCAGGACTTTCCGAGGACTTTTCATCAAGTCGCTGAAG gaaaacaaaacCAGAAGAGAGCTGGCGGCCAAGGccgagaagaggaagaagcagctGGCAGAGGAGGAGTCCAAGAGACAGAAGGGAGAGAATGGAAAAATCA TCAAAAAAGGCTTTGTGCCGAAAGACGACGGCTGCATCATCGACCATCTCCTGGCGGATATCAGGAAAGGTTTCAGCCTCAGAAAGACCAGGCCAAGGTGCGATTCGGAAAGCCTCCCTTCTAGTGAAATGCGTAGGGATACCTGCCCGTCTG GATCAAGTGCGATGCCTGTAAACGGAAAAGCCGTAGAAATAGCCGCCTTTTCCGCTCCCACCAAACCTCAAACAGAGGGTCCCCAGGCCACCGCAGGCGAAATGAACGGCTTCATCAGCCCGTCAGAAGAGACTCCGCCAGCGTCGCAGACTGCAGTTCAAGACGGTCCAGCTGTACCTCCCAAGGCACCCCCAGGAGAAACAGCCATGACAACACAGGCACCCTCGGAAAGGCCTGCGTCGCTGCAGGATGGGCAACACCCCCGGCAACctgcagtatcttcactagatACGACACAACCTCGACCTCAGGTTGAAGCGGAACATCAACCGTGCCTCCCCACAAACGGCTTTTCATTGGATTCAACTGAGACCAGCGCCTTCAGCCCATCTTCCCTCTCAGATTTTGACCTGCTAGAGGCTGCGTTAGATGACACTTCCAGCCCGACATCTGAGAAGCTGACGCCTGAGGAGCCAGCGGACATTAGCGTGAATGTTCAGATAGTGGAAAGTCCTTTACCTAACACAGACAATGTGACTCAGAGTAGTGGAAGCAGTTTAACGGGAGATGGGAAAGGTGAAACTAGTAATAAAACAAGCCATTTAGCAAAGACTGTTGGACAAGAGAGCCAAGAAGCGAAGAAATGCATTATTGTAAAAACGTCCGTGACTACAGTCAGTGAGGGCATCAAGGGGTGCGATGTCCCAGACGGACTGGAACCAGAAGATCTGCCATCAGTGTCTGAAGATGTGCCTCCATCCCATAAGCCCGAGCTAAAGAAACAGCCGAGCCTCTTTAAACGAAACAGAAAGAAGAGTACTCAAGGTAACCTACCCATTCACTTCAATAAAGATCATGTTTGGAATGCTAGTTGCTTGATTAAAGGGAAAtcattagttgttgtttttactgcgtttaacattttatattttatgtacGGGCTATTTTAG
- the inf2 gene encoding inverted formin-2: protein MSGKSDGKKKWAAVRDRLGSSQDSDTQQEANLESADAELCIRLLQVPTVVNYSGLKRRLEGSDQTWMVQFLELSGLDLLLEALDRLSGRGCSRIADALLQLTCVSCVRAVMNSSAGIHFIIDNEGYIRKLSQALDTSNTMVKKQVFELLAALSVFSTDGHRLALDALDHYKGVKTQQYRFSVIMNELQATDNVPYMVTLLSVINALIFGTDDLRQRDKMRKQFIGLQLLDILPKLR from the exons ATGTCGGGGAAGTCAGACGGGAAAAAGAAGTGGGCGGCAGTCAGGGATCGTCTGGGCTCCTCGCAGGACTCAGACACCCAGCAGGAGGCCAACCTGGAGAGCGCCGACGCAGAGCTGTGCATCAGACTGCTGCAAGTTCCCACCGTGGTCAACTACTCGGGGCTGAAACGTCGCCTGGAGGGCAGCGACCAGACATGGATGGTCCAGTTCCTGGAGCTGAGTGGGTTGGATCTCCTCCTGGAGGCCCTGGACCGGCTCTCGGGGCGGGGATGCTCTCGCATCGCCGACGCCCTCCTGCAGCTCACCTGCGTCAGCTGCGTCCGGGCGGTCATGAACTCCTCTGCAGGGATCCACTTCATTATAGACAACGAGGGATACATTCGGAAGCTCTCCCAAG CTTTGGACACTTCCAACACTATGGTGAAGAAGCAGGTGTTTGAGCTACTCGCTGCCCTCAGCGTGTTCTCCACAGACGGACATCGCCTGGCCCTGGATGCCCTGGACCACTACAAG GGCGTGAAGACGCAGCAGTACCGCTTCAGCGTGATCATGAACGAGCTGCAGGCTACAGACAACGTCCCTTACATGGTTACGCTCCTCAGCGTCATTAACGCCCTCATCTTCGGGACAGATGACCTCAGGCAGAGAGATAAGATGAGAAAGCAGTTTATCG GACTCCAGCTACTTGATATCCTGCCAAAGTTAAGGTGA